Proteins from a genomic interval of Erwinia sp. SLM-02:
- a CDS encoding Gfo/Idh/MocA family oxidoreductase produces MVQKRKFALLGTGFIGQVHAKNLAAHPDIELVMVADQDRSRADEIARRYGARVGTVTEAINSDAIDTILIATSTPSHAEFLAASAAAGKAVYCEKPIDLSLEKARRVVDEVARHPVPVTVGFNRRFDPSHNQLKQHLQQGLIGQAELIQMVCRASELPPLSYLQTSGGQMRDQAIHFFDLLRWLTEDEVDTIGAMGSALAMPEIASFGDVDTSVLMMKMRSGALAQLDNTRRTGYGYDERITVLGSKGMSDSAAQSPQGATLYSTGGISRPPLYADWFNRVKETYYLHLDAFVRSLNGEAVSVPGLHDGLQAQAIAEAAVKSLETGTFCRVELL; encoded by the coding sequence ATGGTACAAAAACGTAAGTTTGCCCTGCTGGGCACGGGATTTATCGGCCAGGTACATGCTAAAAACCTGGCGGCACACCCGGATATTGAGCTGGTGATGGTGGCCGACCAGGATCGCAGCCGCGCCGATGAGATTGCCCGCCGCTACGGTGCCCGCGTGGGGACGGTGACCGAGGCGATAAACAGTGACGCCATCGACACCATCCTGATTGCCACCTCCACCCCGTCACACGCCGAGTTCCTGGCCGCCTCGGCGGCGGCAGGCAAGGCGGTGTACTGCGAAAAACCTATCGACCTGTCGCTGGAAAAAGCGCGCCGGGTGGTTGACGAGGTGGCCCGCCATCCGGTGCCGGTGACGGTCGGCTTCAACCGCCGCTTCGACCCCAGCCACAATCAGCTCAAGCAGCACCTGCAGCAGGGGCTGATCGGTCAGGCTGAACTGATCCAGATGGTCTGCCGCGCGTCCGAACTGCCGCCGCTCAGCTATCTGCAAACCTCCGGCGGCCAGATGCGCGACCAGGCGATTCACTTCTTCGACCTGCTGCGCTGGCTGACGGAAGATGAAGTGGACACCATCGGTGCGATGGGATCGGCGCTGGCGATGCCGGAAATCGCCAGCTTTGGCGACGTCGACACCTCGGTGCTGATGATGAAAATGCGCAGCGGGGCGCTGGCGCAGCTGGATAATACCCGTCGTACCGGCTACGGCTACGATGAGCGCATTACCGTGCTGGGGTCAAAAGGGATGTCCGATTCCGCCGCACAAAGCCCGCAGGGGGCCACGCTTTATAGCACCGGTGGCATCAGCCGCCCGCCGCTGTATGCCGACTGGTTCAACCGCGTAAAGGAAACCTACTACCTGCATCTGGATGCGTTTGTCCGCTCGCTGAACGGCGAAGCGGTATCCGTGCCGGGCCTGCACGACGGGCTACAGGCGCAGGCGATTGCCGAAGCGGCGGTGAAATCGCTGGAAACCGGCACCTTCTGCCGGGTTGAGCTGCTGTAA
- a CDS encoding Gfo/Idh/MocA family protein, which produces MFPSSLPKARTLDPHAVPSLRWGIIGPGWIAERFAHALKEFTSQRLVAIASRSQDRASAFASKMGIPQAFGSAAELLASPDIDAVYIATPHNHHYPDGLQALNAGKHVLIEKPLALNAQQARGLAELAKAKGLLCMEAMWCDFLPKYDVISQLLEDGALGDLHTLLADHGEFFTPDHRIFNADLAGGPMMDLGSYLIGFSVKVAGAPVSIHASGQQVPGGVNGQASMLLTHSNGMHSVLNTTLFSNTPCAAVIAGRDATLEIGGASFYAPGPFTLTSSQGGKVLHFDEPRNRYDQLFHEAVHFAWCVGQGKTESPVRPLSASIDTLAAMDEVRRQIGQVFNEEK; this is translated from the coding sequence ATGTTTCCGTCCTCACTACCCAAGGCCCGCACGCTTGACCCGCACGCCGTTCCTTCCCTGCGCTGGGGAATTATCGGCCCGGGCTGGATTGCCGAACGCTTTGCCCACGCGCTGAAAGAGTTCACCTCGCAGCGGCTGGTGGCGATTGCCTCACGCTCGCAGGATCGTGCCAGCGCCTTCGCCAGCAAAATGGGCATTCCGCAGGCCTTTGGCAGCGCCGCCGAACTGCTGGCCTCACCGGACATTGATGCGGTGTACATCGCCACCCCGCACAACCATCACTATCCCGACGGCCTGCAGGCGCTGAACGCCGGCAAGCACGTTCTGATCGAAAAACCGCTGGCGCTGAACGCACAGCAGGCGCGCGGGCTGGCCGAACTGGCAAAAGCCAAAGGCCTGCTGTGTATGGAGGCGATGTGGTGCGACTTCCTGCCGAAGTACGACGTTATTTCCCAGCTGCTGGAGGATGGCGCGCTGGGCGATCTGCACACCCTGCTGGCCGACCACGGTGAGTTTTTTACCCCCGATCACCGTATTTTCAACGCCGACCTGGCGGGCGGGCCGATGATGGATCTCGGCAGCTATCTGATCGGCTTCAGCGTGAAGGTAGCCGGTGCACCGGTTTCCATTCATGCCAGCGGGCAGCAGGTTCCGGGCGGCGTCAACGGTCAGGCTTCGATGCTGCTGACCCACAGCAACGGCATGCACTCGGTGCTGAACACCACCCTGTTCAGCAACACGCCGTGCGCGGCGGTGATTGCCGGTCGCGATGCCACGCTGGAGATCGGCGGCGCATCGTTCTACGCGCCGGGGCCGTTTACCCTCACCTCCAGCCAGGGCGGCAAGGTACTGCACTTTGATGAACCCCGTAACCGCTACGATCAGCTGTTCCACGAAGCGGTTCACTTCGCCTGGTGCGTGGGACAGGGGAAAACCGAATCGCCGGTTCGCCCGCTTTCCGCCTCGATTGATACGCTGGCGGCGATGGATGAAGTGCGTCGTCAGATTGGTCAGGTGTTTAACGAAGAGAAGTAG
- a CDS encoding bestrophin family protein, with the protein MIVRPHQHWFRRLFSWRGAVLSKIMFRLGLNLLMSIIAVFSLQWYETLGVHLTTAPFSLLGVAIAIFLGFRNSASYARFVEARTLWGSLLITTRSLLRQAKGALRRDPAAVAEFTALLLAFSWALKHQLRGTDSSEDIRRLLPASLQAEVLASPFRANRLLLCLGEWLAQQRDRGAISDLLYNGIDHNLNTLSQVLGGCERISNTPIPFAYSLILQRTVYLFCTLLPFALVTDLHYMTPVVSMFISYTFLSLESLAEELEDPFGVDANDLPLNAICNTIERTLCDMNNDALPPSLKPDARFNLI; encoded by the coding sequence ATGATCGTTCGTCCTCATCAGCACTGGTTCCGCCGTCTGTTTTCCTGGCGCGGCGCGGTGCTGTCCAAAATAATGTTTCGCCTTGGCCTGAATCTGCTGATGTCGATTATCGCGGTGTTCAGCCTGCAGTGGTACGAAACGCTGGGCGTGCACCTCACCACCGCGCCGTTCAGCCTGCTGGGCGTGGCGATTGCTATCTTCCTTGGCTTCCGCAACAGCGCCAGCTATGCGCGTTTCGTTGAGGCCCGCACGCTGTGGGGTTCACTGCTGATTACCACCCGTTCGCTGCTGCGGCAGGCCAAAGGCGCACTGCGCCGCGATCCGGCGGCGGTGGCCGAATTCACCGCCCTGCTGCTGGCCTTCAGCTGGGCATTGAAGCATCAGCTGCGTGGCACCGACAGCAGCGAGGATATCCGCCGCCTGCTGCCTGCCAGTCTGCAGGCGGAGGTGCTTGCCAGTCCGTTTCGCGCCAACCGGTTGCTGCTCTGCCTGGGGGAGTGGCTGGCGCAGCAGCGCGATCGCGGCGCGATCTCCGACCTGCTGTATAACGGCATCGACCATAATCTGAACACCCTGTCGCAGGTGCTGGGCGGCTGCGAGCGCATCAGCAACACCCCGATCCCGTTTGCCTACAGCCTGATCCTGCAGCGCACCGTTTATCTGTTCTGCACCCTGCTGCCGTTTGCGCTGGTGACCGACCTGCACTATATGACCCCGGTGGTATCGATGTTTATCTCCTACACCTTCCTGTCGCTGGAGTCGCTGGCGGAAGAGCTGGAAGATCCGTTCGGCGTGGACGCTAACGACCTGCCGCTGAACGCCATCTGCAACACCATCGAGCGTACCCTGTGCGATATGAACAATGACGCACTGCCGCCGTCGCTGAAGCCGGACGCCCGCTTTAACCTGATTTGA
- a CDS encoding LLM class flavin-dependent oxidoreductase, producing the protein MSQIARRIKLGLMLQGAGGHMNAWRHHNVPADASVNVNWYHQLAHQAEEAGLDFLFVADGLHINEKSLPHFLNRFEPIALLSSLASVTHRIGLAGTISTSYSDPFTVARQVASLDLLSGGRAGWNVVTSPLEGSGRNFGRAHPQHSERYRIAEEYLQVVQGLWDSWEDDAFIRDKQSGVFFDAAKLHALNHKGEYFSVAGPLNIQRSAQGQPVIFQAGASDTGIALAAKTADAVFTNARTLEEAESYAHRLNAEARAQQKPTPGIFPGITPIVGKTEAEAEEKYRYLLSLLSLDDALSYLGRFFDHHDFSQYDPDGPFPDLGTLGENTFRSTTDQIKRLAKEEQLTVREVAYRTTLPKGEFFGTAEQVADTFIRWVEQGGASGFIICGPVLNEALDDVTRYVLPILAARGYWHQDDRTTLRARLDLPARENRYAGKTEPQLTHAG; encoded by the coding sequence ATGAGCCAGATTGCACGCCGGATTAAACTCGGTCTGATGTTACAGGGAGCGGGCGGTCATATGAATGCCTGGCGGCATCATAACGTCCCCGCAGACGCCAGCGTCAATGTTAACTGGTATCACCAGTTGGCGCATCAGGCAGAAGAGGCGGGGCTGGATTTTTTATTCGTTGCCGACGGTCTGCACATTAATGAAAAGTCGCTGCCGCACTTCCTTAACCGCTTCGAGCCGATAGCGCTGCTCTCCTCGCTGGCCTCGGTGACGCACCGCATTGGCCTGGCCGGAACCATTTCCACCTCCTACAGCGATCCCTTTACCGTGGCGCGCCAGGTTGCCTCTCTGGATTTACTCAGCGGCGGACGCGCGGGATGGAACGTGGTGACCTCCCCGCTGGAAGGGTCGGGCCGCAACTTTGGCCGCGCGCATCCTCAGCACTCCGAGCGCTACCGCATTGCCGAAGAGTATCTGCAGGTGGTGCAGGGACTGTGGGACTCGTGGGAGGACGACGCCTTTATCCGCGACAAGCAGAGCGGGGTTTTCTTTGACGCCGCAAAACTGCACGCGCTGAACCACAAAGGCGAATACTTCTCGGTGGCCGGGCCGCTGAATATCCAGCGCTCGGCGCAGGGTCAGCCGGTGATCTTCCAGGCCGGCGCCTCGGATACCGGTATCGCGCTGGCGGCCAAAACGGCGGATGCGGTGTTCACCAACGCCCGCACGCTGGAAGAAGCCGAAAGCTACGCGCACAGGTTGAACGCTGAGGCACGGGCGCAGCAGAAACCAACGCCGGGCATTTTCCCCGGCATCACGCCAATCGTCGGCAAAACGGAAGCCGAAGCGGAAGAAAAATATCGCTACCTGCTGTCGCTGCTGTCGCTGGACGATGCCCTCAGCTATCTCGGTCGCTTCTTCGACCACCATGACTTCAGCCAGTACGATCCCGATGGTCCGTTCCCGGATCTCGGCACGCTGGGGGAAAACACCTTCCGCTCAACCACCGATCAAATCAAGCGGCTGGCGAAAGAAGAACAGCTGACGGTGCGCGAAGTGGCCTACCGGACGACGCTGCCGAAAGGCGAGTTCTTCGGCACGGCGGAGCAGGTGGCGGACACCTTTATTCGCTGGGTGGAGCAGGGCGGCGCGAGCGGCTTTATCATCTGCGGCCCGGTTCTGAACGAGGCGCTGGACGACGTGACCCGCTACGTGCTGCCGATCCTTGCCGCACGCGGCTACTGGCATCAGGACGATCGCACCACGCTGCGGGCGCGGCTGGATCTGCCGGCGCGTGAGAACCGCTATGCGGGTAAAACCGAACCGCAGCTGACTCACGCTGGCTGA
- a CDS encoding LysR family transcriptional regulator, whose amino-acid sequence MHPNLRNLDLNLLLVFDAVYRHRSVARAAEELALSNSALSHALSRLRRHMGDELFYRVGHEMQPTLFASALAESVNHSLSRLNQSVQKRPRFDPATSQHEFTFAVTDFTTFSLFPALMAKVQQVAPGIRFQLINSEQKVALHELMAGRVDFALGFSEVHDRPLPDIEEMDWMEDEYVVIASPRFFPGDRPVDLQQYIAARHLVVTPWNEETGYIDSELALLGLERDIALRMPSVLGAPFIIAQSPLLMTIPRYAAERLQPSVEFRIHPLPFAIPRYRVKIYSWQKNSQRDACRWLLELLHALKNQPA is encoded by the coding sequence ATGCATCCTAACTTACGTAACCTCGACCTGAACCTGCTGCTGGTGTTTGATGCGGTTTACCGCCACCGGTCGGTCGCCCGCGCGGCGGAGGAGCTGGCGCTGAGCAACTCGGCGCTCAGCCATGCGCTGAGCCGGCTGCGTCGCCATATGGGCGACGAACTGTTTTACCGCGTCGGTCACGAGATGCAGCCCACCCTGTTTGCCAGCGCGCTGGCGGAATCGGTGAACCACAGCCTGTCGCGGCTGAATCAGAGCGTGCAGAAGCGGCCGCGCTTCGACCCGGCCACCAGCCAGCACGAATTCACCTTCGCCGTCACCGATTTCACCACCTTCAGCCTGTTTCCCGCGCTGATGGCGAAGGTTCAGCAGGTTGCGCCGGGGATCCGCTTTCAGCTGATCAACAGCGAGCAAAAGGTGGCGCTCCACGAGCTGATGGCCGGTCGGGTGGATTTTGCGCTGGGTTTCAGTGAGGTTCACGATCGCCCGCTGCCGGACATTGAAGAAATGGACTGGATGGAAGATGAGTACGTGGTGATTGCCTCACCGCGCTTTTTCCCGGGGGACCGGCCTGTTGACCTCCAGCAGTATATCGCCGCGCGGCATCTGGTGGTCACGCCGTGGAATGAGGAAACGGGCTACATCGACAGTGAACTGGCGCTGCTGGGGCTGGAACGCGATATTGCCCTGCGTATGCCGTCGGTGCTGGGCGCGCCTTTTATTATCGCCCAAAGCCCGCTGCTGATGACCATTCCGCGCTATGCCGCCGAACGCCTGCAGCCCAGCGTGGAATTCCGTATCCACCCACTGCCGTTTGCTATCCCGCGCTACCGGGTCAAAATTTACAGCTGGCAGAAAAACAGCCAGCGCGATGCCTGCCGCTGGCTGCTTGAACTGCTGCACGCGCTGAAAAATCAGCCAGCGTGA
- a CDS encoding GNAT family N-acetyltransferase, with amino-acid sequence MTIVIRNAERRDAGLIFAMIAELAEYERALHEVVASQADIEQTLFAADSKSEALICEIDGEPAGYAVFFTSYSTWLGKNGIYLEDLYISPRFRGQKAGKQLLRHIAQLAVARGCGRLEWSVLDWNQPAIDFYKSIGAAPQDEWVRYRMEGAVLTDFAAS; translated from the coding sequence ATGACAATTGTTATCCGCAACGCGGAACGCCGGGATGCCGGGCTGATTTTTGCAATGATTGCCGAGCTGGCTGAATACGAAAGAGCACTGCATGAAGTGGTCGCTTCTCAGGCGGATATTGAGCAGACGCTGTTTGCCGCTGACAGTAAATCTGAAGCGTTAATCTGCGAAATTGACGGCGAGCCGGCAGGCTACGCGGTCTTCTTTACCAGTTACTCCACCTGGCTGGGAAAAAACGGAATTTATCTGGAAGATCTGTACATTTCCCCGCGTTTTCGCGGCCAGAAAGCGGGAAAACAGCTGCTGCGGCATATTGCCCAGCTGGCGGTCGCGCGCGGCTGCGGACGCCTGGAGTGGAGCGTGCTGGACTGGAATCAGCCGGCCATCGATTTCTACAAAAGCATCGGTGCCGCGCCGCAGGATGAGTGGGTGCGCTACCGGATGGAAGGGGCGGTGCTGACCGACTTCGCCGCGTCCTGA
- a CDS encoding TonB-dependent receptor domain-containing protein → MLKFSSRRGLLQTSLVMGTFFTAAVNAAEAPAAQNDVANTSQKQNLVKPVKNSEPVMTVTAPDIKKVAGTKTTITADELQKRGSNDFGSVMRNQLAVSATGSNSGSSDGKSGFDRGGYTGYNIRGLESNRVALDVDGIPQPDATGRSYASRAGVNTFGIGRDYIDPYVYGQIDIVAGATETSYANNAMGGSVSFQPKSADDYLQPGKDTYFGYQSDYDSSSRSWHNGITAAAGDQTLRGLIAYSRRDGQETRNNSGVHETYPANWHSDAVLTSGIWQPNDEHKFTGVLDFYSKVKHTNYDSWNNAGSAILGPANQQSNTRRWGASVKDEWTPSSQWVDSLTTKAYWQQTEAHDNTLMPDETTGNIQRVYSDYNVKTYGLETQLAKTLGRHNLSAGLNGRISDAERPFRQSPAPGPFSVVMKPQGDSRTSVLGGFVQDDIQFDLSGHNFSVVPGVRVAHQETKPKNLDNLTANSTALNGASVETLYGKTNKDTQVLPSISFNYDLTPTLMTYIQYKRGAQFPNASQLYGSWNLGSSYAGPAQYALIGNTDLDTETSNNFEWGVKGEAVEGVTLNTSLYYNSYKNFIAYSRYRRAANPDKFVNVPSNIYTTYQAENRDKAYIWGGEISTTVHFGTWFEEVNGLSANFGVAYSKGQSKSSYNGDRYVDLESVAPMKAIVGVAWDDPAQRYGAAVTATFVKGKQAEATNRESYTNVGTPITDSTAEYMRIAGYGMVDMTAWLKVAKNVKLSGGVYNLTDRKYRDYLSSRELTENTAQDGYDNALAVMPGRSFQLGVNVDF, encoded by the coding sequence ATGCTCAAATTTTCATCCCGCAGGGGATTGCTACAGACGTCTCTCGTCATGGGGACGTTTTTTACCGCTGCCGTGAATGCCGCAGAAGCGCCTGCTGCGCAAAACGACGTTGCTAACACCAGCCAGAAACAGAATCTGGTCAAACCGGTTAAAAACAGCGAACCGGTTATGACCGTGACCGCCCCGGATATTAAGAAAGTTGCCGGGACGAAGACCACTATCACTGCCGATGAGCTGCAAAAACGCGGCAGCAACGACTTCGGATCGGTGATGCGCAACCAGCTGGCGGTCAGCGCCACCGGTTCTAACAGCGGTTCGTCCGACGGTAAAAGCGGCTTCGATCGCGGCGGCTACACCGGGTACAACATTCGCGGGCTGGAAAGCAACCGCGTGGCGCTGGACGTTGACGGCATTCCGCAGCCGGATGCCACCGGCCGCAGCTACGCCAGCCGCGCGGGCGTGAACACCTTCGGTATCGGCCGCGACTACATCGATCCTTACGTCTACGGGCAGATCGATATCGTTGCCGGTGCCACCGAAACGTCCTACGCCAACAACGCCATGGGCGGCTCCGTCTCGTTCCAGCCGAAATCCGCCGACGATTACCTGCAGCCGGGTAAAGATACTTATTTCGGTTATCAGAGCGACTACGACTCCTCCAGCCGCAGCTGGCATAACGGCATCACCGCCGCCGCCGGCGACCAGACCCTGCGCGGCCTGATTGCCTACAGCCGCCGTGACGGTCAGGAAACCCGCAACAACAGCGGCGTGCATGAAACCTATCCGGCGAACTGGCACTCCGATGCGGTGCTAACCTCCGGCATCTGGCAGCCGAACGACGAGCACAAATTTACCGGCGTGCTGGATTTCTACAGCAAGGTTAAGCACACCAACTACGACAGCTGGAATAATGCCGGCAGCGCGATCCTCGGCCCGGCCAACCAGCAGAGCAATACCCGCCGCTGGGGTGCCTCGGTGAAAGATGAGTGGACGCCTTCCAGCCAGTGGGTCGACAGCCTGACCACCAAAGCCTACTGGCAGCAAACGGAAGCCCATGACAACACGCTGATGCCGGATGAAACGACGGGCAATATTCAGCGCGTCTACTCCGACTACAACGTGAAAACCTACGGGCTGGAAACGCAGCTGGCGAAAACGCTGGGTCGCCATAACCTGAGCGCCGGTCTGAACGGCCGCATCAGCGATGCCGAACGCCCGTTCCGCCAGTCTCCGGCACCGGGTCCGTTCAGCGTGGTGATGAAGCCGCAGGGCGACAGCCGTACCTCGGTGCTCGGTGGCTTCGTACAGGATGATATCCAGTTCGATCTCAGCGGCCACAACTTCTCGGTGGTGCCCGGCGTGCGCGTCGCCCATCAGGAAACCAAACCGAAGAACCTGGATAATCTGACCGCCAACAGCACCGCGCTGAACGGCGCGTCGGTTGAAACGCTGTACGGCAAAACCAACAAAGACACCCAGGTGCTGCCGTCCATCAGCTTCAACTACGACCTGACGCCAACGCTGATGACCTATATCCAGTACAAGCGCGGCGCACAGTTCCCGAACGCCAGCCAGCTGTACGGTTCGTGGAACCTCGGCTCAAGCTATGCCGGTCCGGCACAGTATGCGCTGATCGGCAACACCGATCTGGATACCGAAACCAGCAATAACTTCGAGTGGGGCGTGAAGGGTGAAGCCGTTGAGGGCGTCACGCTGAACACCTCGCTGTACTACAACAGCTACAAGAACTTTATTGCCTATTCCCGCTATCGTCGTGCGGCGAACCCGGACAAGTTCGTTAACGTGCCGTCTAACATTTACACCACCTATCAGGCTGAGAACCGCGATAAAGCCTACATCTGGGGCGGTGAAATCAGCACCACGGTTCACTTTGGCACCTGGTTTGAAGAGGTTAACGGCCTGAGCGCTAACTTTGGCGTGGCGTACAGCAAAGGTCAGTCTAAGTCGAGCTATAACGGCGACCGGTATGTCGATCTGGAAAGCGTCGCCCCGATGAAAGCGATCGTGGGTGTGGCGTGGGACGATCCGGCACAGCGCTACGGTGCTGCGGTGACCGCCACCTTCGTGAAGGGCAAGCAGGCTGAAGCCACCAACCGCGAAAGCTACACCAACGTGGGGACGCCAATCACCGACTCTACCGCAGAATATATGCGTATTGCGGGCTACGGGATGGTGGATATGACCGCATGGCTGAAAGTGGCCAAAAACGTCAAGCTGAGCGGTGGGGTTTATAACCTTACCGATCGCAAATACCGCGATTACCTCAGCAGCCGCGAGCTGACGGAGAATACCGCGCAGGACGGCTATGATAACGCGCTGGCCGTGATGCCGGGCCGCAGCTTCCAGCTGGGCGTGAACGTCGACTTCTAA
- a CDS encoding tetratricopeptide repeat protein, with the protein MKPRSKITLAISAVIIISAASALTYKIKEDNKHKYILQQAESGMVKYQLALGERYFNDHDMPQSAYWLGKAAEQGSHEAVDRLGVMAYYLKSKSNPSAEDQQLFTEVEQTLNASRRPQTMLDIYQQRAAEGDMDAVLSLGIMYKRGEGAPQDYAQARNYFERYAASDKTSSPGSGEYYLASLYLAGNGVAVDGVKALALLQKSCDLKFKLSCYQIGDLYYQGGESWAKDYKKATALLDVYSEGKSADSRAVTHIQDLFTMYRDGGHGIQPNPQRIKAIKTQLCRADELYGEDCEGIAQQ; encoded by the coding sequence ATGAAGCCCCGCTCAAAAATCACCCTCGCTATCTCTGCCGTTATTATTATTTCCGCTGCATCAGCCCTTACTTACAAAATCAAAGAAGATAATAAGCATAAATATATCCTTCAACAGGCTGAATCCGGCATGGTGAAATACCAGCTGGCGCTGGGGGAACGCTATTTTAACGACCATGATATGCCGCAGTCAGCGTACTGGCTGGGCAAGGCCGCAGAGCAGGGAAGTCATGAAGCGGTGGACCGCCTGGGCGTGATGGCCTATTACCTGAAGAGCAAGAGCAACCCTTCGGCCGAAGATCAGCAGCTTTTTACTGAAGTGGAGCAGACGCTCAACGCCAGCCGTCGGCCGCAAACCATGCTGGACATTTATCAGCAGCGGGCAGCAGAAGGCGATATGGATGCCGTGCTTTCACTGGGAATTATGTATAAACGCGGCGAAGGCGCGCCGCAGGATTATGCGCAGGCGCGAAACTATTTTGAACGCTACGCGGCCTCAGATAAAACCTCCAGCCCCGGCTCCGGCGAATATTATCTTGCCTCGCTGTATCTGGCAGGTAACGGTGTGGCTGTTGATGGCGTCAAGGCGCTGGCATTACTGCAAAAATCCTGCGATCTGAAATTCAAACTCTCCTGCTATCAGATCGGCGACCTCTATTACCAGGGAGGGGAGTCCTGGGCCAAAGATTATAAAAAAGCGACGGCGCTGCTGGATGTTTATTCAGAGGGGAAATCAGCCGATTCTCGTGCAGTAACCCATATTCAGGATTTATTTACGATGTATCGCGACGGTGGGCATGGTATTCAGCCAAATCCGCAGCGAATTAAAGCGATTAAAACTCAGCTGTGCCGCGCCGACGAACTTTACGGCGAAGACTGCGAGGGGATAGCGCAGCAGTAA
- a CDS encoding SelT/SelW/SelH family protein — protein MSTLPAVKIQYCSQCNWMLRASWMAQELLHTFSTDLASVTLVPGTGGIYEITVNDEVIWNRKTDNGFPDAAEIKRRLRAICFPERDLGHIDQHAKPAE, from the coding sequence ATGAGCACCCTGCCCGCTGTTAAAATTCAATACTGTTCCCAGTGCAACTGGATGCTGCGCGCCAGCTGGATGGCCCAGGAGCTGCTGCATACCTTCAGCACCGATCTGGCCTCCGTGACCCTGGTGCCGGGTACCGGCGGGATCTATGAGATTACCGTCAACGATGAGGTGATCTGGAACCGTAAAACCGATAACGGCTTCCCGGATGCCGCCGAAATTAAGCGCCGCCTGCGCGCGATCTGCTTCCCCGAGCGCGATCTTGGCCATATCGATCAGCATGCGAAGCCGGCGGAATAA